The Coffea arabica cultivar ET-39 chromosome 2c, Coffea Arabica ET-39 HiFi, whole genome shotgun sequence genome includes the window TAAAATAACTCCTGCGGACCCCTCGTACAAAATGCCAAGTACTACCAAAAATCAGACCGAAACTTCTCGAAAACGGAAAGCCGTAGAGTAGAGCTTctcgttctttcttttttgctttcacctttttttttttcaatccactctccttttttttgtttgtattttcCCTTTCCCGTTTTTTCGATTCTTGAACTTTccttccactttctctctcttatCTTCTTCTGTACTCTCTTTGTCTTTCCATCTCCATCCTCCCTGTATTTCTTCCATACGAACCTTCTAGAATTACCATTTTCCCTCAGACCTTCCCGTCAGATCTGCCGCAGTTAGTTTTACTCGTACCGATATTCGTACGTTTTTCCGATATTATAACTTCCGtttcttttcattatttttgttgGGAGGGAGATTCTGTGAAATTTACACTTTTAACTGATTTTCCATGAATTTTTGTTAGGTTTAAGAGCGATGGCTCCACCGCCGGTGGAGCGGAACGGTGGGGAATCGACGACTACGCCGCCACCTCCCGGAGACGGGCCAAGATCTCTTCCGACGCCTTTTTTGACCAAGACATACCAGCTGGTTGACGACCGCACCATCGACGATGTCATCTCTTGGAACGAAGACGGATCTACCTTCATCGTCTGGAATCCAACTGAATTTGCCAGAGATTTACTACCTAAATATTTTAAACACAATAATTTCTCTAGCTTTGTTCGCCAGCTCAATACATATGTAAGTTTCATTCGTCCTGAGGTGACCAGAATTGATTTTTTGGAAGTTTGATGTTCTAATCTGGCTTTATATCGTCGTCCTTCAGGGATTTCGAAAGGTTGTACCTGATCGATGGGAATTCTCGAACGATTGTTTTCGGAGGGGTGAGAAAGGCTTATTGTGTGATATACAGCGGCGGAAGCTAGCGGCACCTCCCGTTGCTGTGGCTACAATATCTCCGGTGACAGTACCGACGCCTGCTGCTGCTGTTTCTGCCATTCCGCCTCCTCGAACGGTGTCTCCTACGGATTCAGGCGAAGAGCAAGTCGTCTCTTCCACGTCATCTCCTTCGGGGTTTCGTGAGACGGCAACGGCTGGCGGAAGCACAGCCGAGCTTATTGGGGAGAACGAGCGGTTGCGGAAAGAGAACATGCAGCTCAACAAAGAGTTGTCCCATATGAAAAGTATGTGTAGCAATGTTTATGTCTTGATGTCAAATTATTCCAACCATAGCAACGGAGCCACTGCCAATAGTAAGGCGGAAAGTAGCAGCAGCCAGGCGCTGAAGGCGCTGGACTTGTTGCCACCTAAGCCGATTTTCGATGAATCCGGAGCAACCACGGAATGTGGTGGGGAGGACCGGATGGCAGTGGACGAAGCTGGCGCTAGGATATTTGGGGTGTCCATTGGTGTGAAACGCGGGAGAGAAAATGGAGCAGCTGCGGCTGCTGAGCACGATAAGGAGTTGCAGCTGCAGCAACCTGGAACTGCAGACGTTAAATCAGAGCCGATAGATGATGAGAATAGTAATGGTGATGATCAGCAAGCGCACTGGCTTAGACAGTGCCGCATTCAAAATCAGAGGTGTGTGATCAAGTAATTAGGAATTAGTTGGAATTATTAGCTGTCAGTAGTAGATAGGTTGAACTCGGGCGGACACCAGACTTGGTGGGAATTTGTTGGTCCCGGGTCAGGCACGTGATAAACGGATCTTGTGCGTTGATCAAGGTTGGATTATAGTTGTGGGGGACCATTCTCAGGAAGCTTCTCTTGGATTGTGATTTGCCTTCTAATactacttttcttctttttatttttttggggtgccttttttttttaatgaagttTATATTCtaggtcaaaaaaaaaaaacaatttgtaCTTTAGTACTATAACTTTAGGAGTACTTTTTGCCTTCCCCTTTAGGGCAACTTGAAGTTAGGATATTTATCAGtatttcttcaaaaaaataaGGGATATTTACCATTATCAAGCAATAGTGAATGAGAAATGGAAATGGACAGAAATTAGTAAATATTTGTAGAGCGGTAAAGGAtgtgtttacaaaaa containing:
- the LOC113725060 gene encoding heat stress transcription factor B-2a codes for the protein MAPPPVERNGGESTTTPPPPGDGPRSLPTPFLTKTYQLVDDRTIDDVISWNEDGSTFIVWNPTEFARDLLPKYFKHNNFSSFVRQLNTYGFRKVVPDRWEFSNDCFRRGEKGLLCDIQRRKLAAPPVAVATISPVTVPTPAAAVSAIPPPRTVSPTDSGEEQVVSSTSSPSGFRETATAGGSTAELIGENERLRKENMQLNKELSHMKSMCSNVYVLMSNYSNHSNGATANSKAESSSSQALKALDLLPPKPIFDESGATTECGGEDRMAVDEAGARIFGVSIGVKRGRENGAAAAAEHDKELQLQQPGTADVKSEPIDDENSNGDDQQAHWLRQCRIQNQRCVIK